A DNA window from Pontimonas salivibrio contains the following coding sequences:
- a CDS encoding histidine triad nucleotide-binding protein, producing MSEQEPSIFSKIVSREIPADIVLETERVIAFRDIQPQAPIHVLVVPKTGEYATVSELAAGDPELLAHVVGVAQDIANELCEGQFRLVFNSGEKAGQTVFHVHAHVLGGDLAEGSLAER from the coding sequence ATGAGTGAGCAAGAGCCCAGTATCTTCAGCAAAATCGTGTCGCGGGAAATCCCGGCCGATATTGTCCTGGAAACTGAGCGAGTAATTGCTTTTCGAGACATCCAGCCTCAAGCCCCGATCCACGTCTTGGTGGTTCCCAAAACCGGCGAGTATGCCACTGTGTCTGAGCTGGCCGCGGGGGACCCCGAATTGCTCGCCCACGTAGTCGGCGTCGCACAAGACATTGCCAACGAGTTATGCGAAGGACAGTTCCGACTCGTGTTCAACTCCGGGGAAAAGGCCGGCCAAACGGTGTTTCACGTCCACGCTCACGTTCTCGGGGGCGACTTAGCTGAGGGGTCCCTTGCCGAGCGATAA
- a CDS encoding PhoH family protein encodes MIRVLGVHDRVLKQVEREFPDVSVHARGNQITIEGESHKAHQAMELITQLVDLAKTGVEVDREQVTHSARIARETNDAPTDILAAPILARGGRSIRPKTLGQKRYVDSIDSHTIVFGIGPAGTGKTYLAMAKAVAALESKAVDRIILTRPAVEAGERLGFLPGTLSEKIDPYLRPLFDALQEMMNPELVPKLLASGTLEVAPLAYMRGRTLNKSFIILDEAQNTTAEQMKMFLTRLGFDSRMVITGDITQVDVPGGHSGLRAVVDILKDVEGVHFHHLGASDIVRHQLVSDIVDAYERYDAAKEQR; translated from the coding sequence ATGATTCGGGTCTTGGGTGTCCACGACCGAGTGCTGAAACAAGTCGAACGAGAATTCCCGGACGTCTCGGTCCACGCCCGGGGCAACCAAATCACCATCGAGGGTGAGTCCCACAAGGCCCACCAAGCGATGGAACTCATCACACAACTGGTGGACCTTGCAAAAACGGGGGTCGAGGTGGACCGGGAGCAGGTGACTCACAGTGCCCGCATTGCCCGAGAAACGAACGACGCTCCCACCGATATTTTGGCGGCACCCATTCTCGCTCGTGGGGGTCGAAGTATTAGGCCAAAAACTCTCGGCCAAAAGCGCTACGTCGACTCCATCGACTCACACACCATCGTGTTTGGAATTGGTCCGGCGGGAACGGGAAAAACCTATCTGGCAATGGCGAAAGCCGTCGCCGCGCTGGAAAGCAAAGCGGTCGACCGGATCATTTTGACCAGGCCCGCGGTGGAAGCCGGTGAAAGGTTGGGGTTTCTCCCCGGCACACTGTCGGAAAAAATTGATCCCTACCTGCGGCCACTTTTTGATGCGCTTCAGGAAATGATGAACCCCGAGTTGGTTCCGAAACTGCTGGCCAGCGGAACCCTCGAAGTGGCGCCCCTGGCGTACATGCGGGGTCGCACACTCAACAAGTCGTTCATCATTCTGGACGAAGCCCAAAACACCACAGCGGAGCAGATGAAAATGTTCCTCACCCGTTTGGGTTTTGATTCCCGCATGGTGATCACCGGTGACATCACCCAGGTCGATGTGCCGGGGGGACATTCTGGGCTTCGCGCGGTAGTGGACATTCTGAAAGATGTCGAGGGTGTGCACTTCCACCACCTCGGCGCCAGCGACATTGTTCGACACCAACTAGTCAGCGACATTGTGGATGCCTATGAACGCTACGACGCGGCAAAGGAGCAACGTTGA
- the ybeY gene encoding rRNA maturation RNase YbeY, translating to MSVEMTNESGFEVPLEGLQDLVLFVLAQLRVHKDAEVALIAVDETAMAQLHQQWMDEPGPTDVLSFPMDELRPPKPGDESPTGILGDIVLCPSVADAQAKTAGHSLMAELELLTVHGLLHLLGFDHAEPDEEREMFGLQNSLLQQFRDQGSASLNEGVVA from the coding sequence TTGAGCGTAGAGATGACCAACGAGTCCGGATTTGAGGTTCCCCTCGAGGGACTTCAGGACCTCGTGCTTTTTGTCCTGGCCCAATTGCGCGTTCACAAAGATGCTGAGGTCGCGTTGATCGCGGTGGATGAGACGGCAATGGCGCAACTGCATCAACAGTGGATGGATGAGCCAGGTCCCACCGATGTGTTGAGCTTTCCCATGGATGAATTGCGGCCACCCAAGCCAGGGGATGAATCGCCCACAGGGATTTTGGGTGACATTGTGCTGTGTCCGAGTGTGGCCGACGCTCAAGCGAAAACGGCCGGCCACAGTCTGATGGCTGAGCTTGAACTACTGACCGTTCACGGGTTGTTGCACCTTTTAGGTTTTGACCATGCGGAACCAGACGAAGAGCGAGAAATGTTTGGACTCCAAAACAGTCTTCTCCAGCAGTTTCGAGACCAAGGTTCTGCCTCGCTCAATGAAGGAGTAGTGGCGTGA
- a CDS encoding hemolysin family protein, with product MTIAFIITAVLLIVIGGLLTALDGALHVLSRSDILDEAEGAKHRLPLQRIATDVAAHITALGFVRVVVDTLAAILVTLAVVNLLDEWWQVLLVAGIILIAVSFVVVGSSPRSVGMTHPRAMLTTFAPLIRGIRVGLGPLAEGLIVVGRLVTPGRPAGGPLTSEEQLRSLVDEAAHQDVLEAEDRELLHSVFEFGDTIVREVMVARTDMVTAEATWTLREVLEVFFDKGVSRMPVVGKDSDDVVGVIYLRDVASVQHENSRKMGSTRVSALAKPAVFVPETKKADDTLRYLQTQRNHMALVVDEYGGIAGLVTLEDLIEELVGDITDEYDTESSEWSALGEDRYRVATRLPLDDLSDLFDIDIDEDDVDTVGGLMTKYLGRLPEGGSEAQAHDLLLLAETPVSQKTGVEWIVVQPTTQLRDALAERRALDQALTGEIPVQ from the coding sequence GTGACCATCGCCTTCATCATCACCGCAGTACTCCTGATTGTCATCGGAGGGCTACTCACCGCCCTAGACGGCGCACTGCACGTGCTCTCCCGCAGTGACATTCTCGACGAAGCGGAAGGCGCGAAGCATCGCCTCCCGCTGCAACGCATTGCCACCGACGTCGCCGCGCACATCACCGCCTTAGGTTTCGTGAGGGTGGTTGTCGACACCCTGGCGGCCATTTTGGTGACATTGGCCGTGGTGAACCTCTTGGACGAATGGTGGCAGGTGTTGTTGGTCGCCGGCATCATCCTCATTGCCGTGTCGTTTGTGGTGGTGGGCTCCTCTCCACGCAGTGTGGGAATGACTCACCCGCGGGCGATGCTGACAACCTTTGCGCCGCTGATTCGGGGCATTCGTGTGGGTCTGGGCCCTCTCGCTGAGGGGTTAATTGTTGTCGGCCGACTGGTAACACCCGGTCGCCCCGCAGGTGGACCACTGACTAGTGAAGAACAACTGCGCAGCCTGGTCGATGAGGCGGCCCACCAGGACGTGTTGGAAGCAGAAGATCGCGAGTTACTGCACTCCGTATTTGAGTTTGGGGATACGATTGTGCGCGAAGTCATGGTGGCCCGCACCGACATGGTCACCGCGGAGGCCACCTGGACTCTGCGGGAAGTCCTGGAAGTCTTTTTCGACAAAGGGGTATCGAGGATGCCCGTTGTGGGGAAAGATTCCGACGACGTGGTGGGCGTGATCTATTTGCGGGACGTGGCCAGTGTCCAGCATGAGAACTCGCGCAAAATGGGTTCCACACGCGTTTCCGCACTCGCGAAGCCGGCAGTGTTTGTCCCGGAAACGAAAAAAGCTGACGACACGCTTCGCTACCTGCAAACCCAGCGCAACCACATGGCCCTGGTCGTCGACGAGTACGGCGGAATCGCTGGCCTGGTCACCCTGGAAGACCTCATTGAGGAACTCGTGGGCGATATCACCGATGAATACGACACCGAGTCGAGCGAGTGGAGCGCGCTTGGCGAAGATCGCTACCGGGTGGCCACCAGGTTGCCTCTCGATGATCTCTCCGACCTGTTCGACATTGATATTGATGAGGATGACGTGGACACGGTTGGTGGGTTGATGACGAAATATTTGGGGCGCCTGCCAGAGGGTGGCAGTGAAGCCCAGGCTCACGATTTGCTTCTTCTGGCGGAAACCCCGGTCAGTCAAAAAACGGGTGTCGAGTGGATTGTTGTCCAGCCGACAACACAGCTGCGGGATGCTTTGGCAGAGCGCCGCGCGCTGGATCAAGCCCTCACCGGCGAAATCCCCGTTCAATGA
- the era gene encoding GTPase Era has translation MSSEGYRAGFVTLVGRPNVGKSTLTNALAGHKVAITSSKPQTTRRTIRGIVHRPEGQIVLVDTPGMHRPRTLLGKRLNELVESTLAEVDLIAHLIPATEKVGPGDRHIRETISTFPRAKKVAVVTKTDQATKDQIGERLLEVDALGEWDLIIPVSAVTGDQLDILVRELLALLPLSPALYPPEDLHDDDDDIRIAELIREAALEDVRDELPHSLAVTIEERVREEGQIEKIFANVVVERESQKRIIIGTGGERLKRIGSDARAEIEKELGHRVYLALHVRVEKEWQRDPKKLGRLGF, from the coding sequence ATGAGCTCAGAAGGCTACCGCGCCGGCTTTGTCACCTTGGTGGGGCGACCAAACGTGGGCAAATCGACACTCACCAACGCCTTAGCAGGGCACAAAGTGGCCATCACGTCATCGAAACCCCAAACCACGAGGCGGACCATCCGAGGAATTGTCCACCGCCCCGAGGGTCAGATTGTCCTGGTCGATACCCCAGGAATGCACCGGCCCCGCACGCTGCTAGGTAAAAGGTTGAACGAGTTGGTCGAATCAACCCTCGCGGAAGTGGATCTCATCGCCCACCTGATTCCAGCGACAGAAAAAGTGGGCCCGGGGGATCGACACATTCGGGAAACCATTTCGACTTTCCCGCGAGCCAAAAAGGTGGCGGTGGTCACGAAAACCGATCAGGCGACCAAGGATCAGATTGGTGAGCGGCTTCTTGAAGTGGACGCGCTAGGGGAGTGGGACCTCATCATTCCGGTTTCCGCGGTGACGGGGGATCAGCTGGACATCTTGGTGCGTGAGCTCCTCGCACTGCTACCGCTGTCACCCGCGCTGTATCCGCCAGAAGACTTACACGATGACGATGACGATATTCGGATTGCCGAGCTGATTCGAGAAGCAGCCCTAGAGGACGTTCGAGACGAATTGCCGCACTCGCTCGCGGTCACCATCGAAGAGCGTGTGCGCGAAGAGGGGCAGATTGAAAAGATTTTTGCCAACGTGGTGGTGGAAAGGGAAAGCCAAAAACGCATCATCATTGGCACTGGGGGTGAGCGGCTAAAACGCATTGGAAGCGATGCCAGGGCGGAGATAGAAAAAGAATTGGGCCACCGGGTGTATTTGGCACTGCATGTGCGGGTTGAAAAAGAGTGGCAACGGGATCCGAAAAAGCTCGGTCGGTTGGGTTTTTAA